One Clupea harengus chromosome 12, Ch_v2.0.2, whole genome shotgun sequence DNA segment encodes these proteins:
- the LOC122133324 gene encoding uncharacterized protein LOC122133324: protein MDDLTTLTTTKACTVRLLKKLQDNIELARMKIKPSKSRSISIVKGKLSDQRFLIGDEPIPTVSEKPVKSLGRWYDASLDSSDPFVAQAAPILATGRKWTPLEATKQAKAALKHRDIVGRVQHGRSGLGAGASTPAWNKATPFQRRKLVVQEVRQQEEAARCAKAVSQAKQGQWMTWEGVEKRKISWQELWEMEAFKASFTIRAAYDVLPSPKNLSQWYGEDPTCSLCPTPATLKHILVGCKTGLTQGRYTWRHNQVLQCLAAVMESRRMSVNALPPPSRRPATTFVREGGGQATLTTTRPETGQLGGARDWKMLADLGQKLRFPAEIATSNLRPDLVLWSASLKQVYIVELTVPWESAVEEAYERKKLRYADLAADTQQRGWKAKVCPVEVGCRGFVATSTSRLLREMGVRGKAHRQAVKDLSRAAEKGSQWLWIKRKDSAWAVG from the exons ATGGACGACCTTACCACCCTCACCACGACCAAGGCTTGCACTGTACGGCTACTGAAAAAGCTGCAAGATAACATCGAGCTGGCTCGGATGAAGATCAAGCCGAGCAAGTCCAGAAGCATCTCCATCGTCAAGGGGAAGCTGTCAGACCAACGCTTTCTCATTGGCGATGAGCCTATTCCAACTGTCTCTGAGAAGCCTGTGAAGAGCCTTGGCCGATGGTATGATGCCTCCC TGGATTCGAGTGATCCATTTGTAGCCCAAGCTGCACCCATCCTGGCTACTGGGAGGAAGTGGACCCCACTGGAAGCAACCAAGCAGGCAAAGGCAGCACTCAAGCACAGGGACATCGTGGGCCGAGTGCAGCACGGGAGGAGTGGTCTTGGAGCCGGAGCCAGTACACCGGCCTGGAACAAGGCTACTCCGTTCCAGAGACGCAAGCTGGTGGTCCAGGAGGTACGTCAGCAAGAGGAGGCAGCAAGGTGTGCAAAAGCTGTTTCACAGGCAAAGCAGGGGCAGTGGATGACTTGggagggagtggagaagaggaagatctcCTGGCAGGAGCTGTGGGAGATGGAGGCATTTAAGGCTAGCTTCACCATCAGGGCCGCTTATGATGTACTGCCGTCTCCCAAGAATCTTAGCCAGTGGTACGGAGAAGACCCGACATGCTCCCTCTGCCCGACTCCAGCTACACTAAAGCACATCCTGGTGGGCTGCAAGACCGGCCTCACTCAAGGCCGGTACACCTGGCGGCACAACCAGGTGCTACAGTGTCTTGCGGCAGTGATGGAGAGTCGACGGATGAGCGTCAATGCCCTTCCTCCACCATCTCGTAGGCCGGCAACAACATTTGTCCGGGAGGGCGGGGGCCAAgccactctcaccaccacaaGACCAGAAACTGGACAGCTAGGTGGGGCACGGGACTGGAAGATGCTGGCAGACCTAGGCCAGAAGCTCCGATTTCCAGCAGAAATAGCAACATCAAATCTGCGACCAGACCTTGTGCTTTGGTCGGCCTCACTCAAGCAGGTCTATATCGTCGAGCTCACGGTGCCCTGGGAGAGTGCGGTGGAAGAGGCTTACGAGCGCAAGAAGCTAAGGTATGCGGACCTtgcagcagacacacaacaacgaggctggaaagctaaggtctgcccagttgaagtaggctgcagaggatttgtagccacctcaacatccaggcttcttcgagagatgggagtgcgggggaaggcccacaggcaggcagtcaaagACCTTTCCAGGGCTGCTGAAAAGGGAAGTCAGTGGCTGTGGATAAAGAGGAAGGACTCCGCCTGGGCTGTCGGATGA